In a single window of the Nicotiana tomentosiformis chromosome 8, ASM39032v3, whole genome shotgun sequence genome:
- the LOC138897679 gene encoding uncharacterized protein, producing the protein MEYLSKNLKTLKHEKAFHYHFMCSRLDLTHLSFADDLLLFTRGDATSLALLHDIFNLFSAASSLKANLAKSSIYYGGVSLEVKHDIQQTLGYGQGTLTFKYLGIALDTKKLFIL; encoded by the coding sequence ATGGAATACTTGAGCAAGAACTTGAAAACTTTGAAGCATGAGAAGGCTTTTCATTATCATTTTATGTGTTCAAGACTGGATTTAACTCATCTGAGTTTTGCGGATGATCTTCTCTTATTTACAAGAGGAGATGCTACATCTTTAGCACTATTACATGACATATTTAATCTCTTCTCAGCAGCATCTAGTCTTAAAGCCAACCTAGCCAAAAGTTCTATTTATTATGGAGGGGTCAGCTTAGAGGTGAAACATGACATTCAACAGACACTGGGCTACGGTCAAGGAACTCTTACTTTCAAATATCTTGGCATAGCACTTGATACAAAGAAGCTTTTTATACTGTAG
- the LOC138897678 gene encoding uncharacterized protein, translated as MHANVAHVLFQAVGDITGFTRGKFSFTYLGCPIFYTRRRKHYYDYLIKKVKAKLHSWKGKLLSFGGKTTLITSVLQSMPVHLLSMLDPPNNMLEHLHKVFARFFWSTKEEGRIRHWSSWQNLCLPKEEGGLEFRSLHDVSRSLFAKLWWRFRTTKSLWSNFMWNFSIDENLQEVIELRQGGAWNEKLIDQSFPEDIADHIKHNVHYDGSEEYWDIPYWMPTSSGKFIRLWRHKLSTDDLWRRQGFIHVLRCWCCQHPQEETFDHIFLTNPTASKVWKLFLGAAWINVLLVQVKQVEAPTIITWELWKKRNTGRNGRTVSTNRVIHEVNKILHYLAMVRYPWLSHILVLWPDTIQFFEAYKPIWIIRKVTWQLPHERWYKCNTDDASKGNPGPSSLGFCARDDAGDLVYARAVDLGVTTNVVAEAKAIL; from the exons ATGCATGCCAATGTTGCACATGTCCTATTTCAGGCAGTTGGTGATATTACAGGTTTCACTAGAGGGAAGTTTTCTTTCACATACTTAGGGTGCCCTATATTCTACACTAGAAGAAGGAAGCACTATTATgattaccttatcaaaaaagtGAAGGCAAAGCTACACTCTTGGAAAGGCAAACTCTTATCATTTGGAGGAAAGACAACACTCATCACTAGTGTACTACAAAGTATGCCAGTGCACCTTCTTTCAATGCTTGATCCTCCTAACAACATGCTGGAACACTTACACAAAGTCTTTGCAAGATTTTTTTGGAGCACCAAGGAGGAAGGCAGGATTAGGCATTGGTCATCTTGGCAGAACTTATGTCTTCCTAAAGAGGAAGGTGGTCTAGAATTTAGATCATTACATGATGTATCAAGGTCTCTATTTGCTAAGCTTTGGTGGAGGTTTAGGACTacaaaatctttgtggtctaaCTTCATGTGGA ATTTTTCAATTGATGAGAACTTGCAAGAGGTGATAGAATTAAGGCAAGGAGGAGCATGGAATGAGAAATTGATTGATCAAAGTTTTCCTGAAGATATTGCTGACCATATTAAACACAATGTCCATTATGATGGTAGTGAGGAATACTGGGACATACCATACTGGATGCCAACTTCATCAGGCAAGTTTATT AGACTGTGGAGGCATAAATTGTCTACTGATGATTTATGGAGGAGACAAGGATTTATACATGTTTTGAGATGTTGGTGTTGTCAACATCCACAAGAGGAGACCTTTGATCACATTTTCTTGACCAACCCTACTGCATCAAAGGTGTGGAAGCTATTTTTGGGAGCTGCATGGATTAATGTACTATTAGTACAAGTGAAGCAAGTG GAAGCTCCAACTATCATTACATGGGAGCTATGGAAAAAGAGGAACACAGGCAGGAATGGGAGAACAGTTTCTACTAATAGAGTCATTCATGAAGTCAACAAAATACTGCACTACTTAGCAATGGTTAGGTATCCATGGTTATCTCATATACTTGTGTTGTGGCCAGATACGATCCAGTTCTTTGAAGCATACAAGCCAATATGGATCATCAGGAAAGTTACTTGGCAGCTTCCACATGAAAGGTGGTATAAGTGTAACACTGATGATGCTTCAAAAGGGAATCCTGGGCCTAGTTCACTTGGCTTTTGCGCGAGAGATGATGCAGGAGATCTTGTGTATGCAAGGGCAGTGGACTTAGGAGTGACCACCAATGTTGTAGCTGAGGCAAAAGCAATACTGTAA